The Sphaerospermopsis torques-reginae ITEP-024 genome has a window encoding:
- a CDS encoding acetyltransferase: protein MLKAVYILGAGGHGKVVLDTLLASHIQVTGVLAPQSQLTEVLGVPILGGDDYLNNESITQTYLANGLGANPYISKRRLIFNTMKDRGFTFKSIQHPSAIVSSTVKLGEGCQIMAGAIVQPGVTLGENTVVNTGAVIDHDCVISSHSFIAPGVTLCGDIKIAHSVFIGAGAVVLPGVYIGENAIIGAGAVVTKSIPERSIVVGNPAVKIGTNHE from the coding sequence ATGCTTAAAGCAGTTTATATTTTAGGTGCGGGAGGTCACGGAAAAGTTGTCTTAGATACCCTTCTTGCTAGTCATATCCAAGTTACGGGAGTTCTAGCTCCTCAATCCCAACTTACGGAAGTTTTGGGAGTTCCTATTTTAGGGGGAGATGACTATTTAAATAATGAGTCCATCACTCAAACCTATTTAGCAAATGGGTTAGGGGCTAATCCTTACATATCCAAACGACGGCTGATATTTAACACTATGAAAGACCGGGGTTTTACCTTTAAGTCTATCCAACACCCATCAGCCATCGTTAGTAGTACGGTGAAGTTGGGTGAAGGTTGTCAAATTATGGCCGGGGCGATTGTGCAACCAGGAGTTACTTTAGGAGAAAATACCGTTGTTAATACAGGAGCCGTCATTGATCATGACTGCGTAATTAGTTCACATAGCTTTATAGCACCCGGTGTAACCCTTTGTGGTGATATCAAAATTGCTCATAGTGTCTTTATTGGTGCCGGTGCAGTGGTGCTTCCCGGTGTTTATATCGGTGAAAATGCCATTATTGGTGCGGGCGCAGTGGTAACAAAGTCCATACCGGAA